The Cellulomonas fulva genome includes a window with the following:
- a CDS encoding LacI family DNA-binding transcriptional regulator, with translation MVATLRDVARAAGVSPATASRALANPELVAPARRALVERAAHELGYRPNRAARELSSGRTGNLCLVVPDVANPFFAGLVKGVQARARELGYGVFVADADEDPHLEADLVAQLGAQADGTLLASPRMSDEDIARLSEDRPLVLVNRRHPGRSSVVVDHTDGMRQAVRHLHALGHRRIGFAGGPAGSWSDARRRDGLELAAHGLHRLEVVDLGHFPATAGGGTAAADVAAAAGVTAVLAHNDLVALALVDRLRSRGLSIPQDVSVVGHDDTVASLGSPRLTTVAVPLARLGRAAVDRLLDGAPPEPDVALPVELLVRASTAPAPASSGTAPRPPETADESETR, from the coding sequence GTGGTCGCCACGCTGCGCGACGTCGCCCGGGCGGCGGGGGTCTCCCCCGCCACCGCCTCGCGCGCGCTCGCCAACCCCGAGCTCGTCGCTCCCGCCCGGCGCGCGCTGGTCGAGCGCGCCGCCCACGAGCTCGGCTACCGGCCCAACCGGGCCGCGCGGGAGCTGAGCAGCGGCCGCACGGGCAACCTCTGCCTCGTCGTCCCGGACGTCGCCAACCCCTTCTTCGCCGGTCTGGTCAAGGGCGTCCAGGCCCGCGCGCGGGAGCTCGGGTACGGCGTCTTCGTCGCCGACGCTGACGAGGACCCGCACCTCGAGGCGGACCTCGTCGCCCAGCTCGGGGCGCAGGCGGACGGCACGCTGCTCGCCTCCCCCCGCATGTCCGACGAGGACATCGCGCGGCTCAGCGAGGACCGTCCGCTGGTGCTCGTCAACCGACGGCACCCCGGCCGCTCGTCGGTCGTCGTCGACCATACCGACGGCATGCGCCAGGCGGTGCGGCACCTGCACGCGCTCGGCCACCGCCGGATCGGGTTCGCGGGCGGCCCGGCCGGCTCCTGGTCGGACGCGCGCCGTCGCGACGGGCTCGAGCTCGCCGCGCACGGCCTGCACCGGCTCGAGGTCGTCGACCTGGGCCACTTCCCCGCCACCGCCGGGGGCGGCACCGCCGCGGCGGACGTCGCGGCCGCGGCCGGGGTCACGGCCGTCCTCGCCCACAACGACCTCGTCGCGCTCGCCCTCGTCGACCGGCTGCGCTCGCGCGGTCTGTCGATCCCGCAGGACGTGTCCGTGGTGGGCCACGACGACACCGTGGCCTCCCTGGGCAGCCCGCGGCTCACCACGGTCGCCGTGCCCCTTGCGCGGCTCGGCCGTGCGGCGGTGGACCGGCTCCTGGACGGCGCGCCCCCGGAGCCGGACGTCGCCCTGCCCGTCGAGCTCCTGGTGCGCGCCTCGACCGCACCCGCGCCGGCCTCGTCGGGAACCGCGCCGCGCCCTCCCGAGACCGCTGACGAGAGCGAGACCCGATGA
- a CDS encoding Gfo/Idh/MocA family protein — MNGITGRMGYRQHLVRSILPIREQGGITLADGTRVQVEPVLVGRNAEKVEQIARQHDVEHWSTDLDSLIDDDSIDVVFDASMTSLRAATLTRAMKAGKHVYTEKPTAETLAEAVDLARLREEMGVTAGVVHDKLYLPGLVKLRRLVDEGFFGRILSLRGEFGYWVFEGEHQPAQRPSWNYRKEDGGGMTTDMFCHWNYVLEGILGTVRTVNATTVTHIPTRWDEQGREYAATADDAAYGIFDVVTPGGDPVVAQINSSWAVRVYRDELVEFQVDGTHGSAVAGLRRCVAQQRAHTPKPVWNPDLPVTEPFREQWLEVPANADLDNGFKLQWEEFLADVVAGRPHRFDLLSAARGVQLAELGLRSSAEGRRLDIPAITL; from the coding sequence ATGAACGGCATCACCGGCCGGATGGGCTACCGCCAGCACCTGGTGCGCTCGATCCTGCCGATCCGCGAGCAGGGCGGCATCACGCTGGCGGACGGCACGCGCGTGCAGGTCGAGCCCGTGCTCGTCGGGCGGAACGCCGAGAAGGTCGAGCAGATCGCGCGGCAGCACGACGTCGAGCACTGGAGCACCGACCTCGACTCCCTGATCGACGACGACAGCATCGACGTCGTCTTCGACGCGAGCATGACCTCGCTGCGCGCCGCCACGCTGACGCGCGCGATGAAGGCCGGCAAGCACGTCTACACGGAGAAGCCGACGGCGGAGACGCTCGCCGAGGCCGTCGACCTCGCGCGGCTGCGCGAGGAGATGGGCGTGACCGCGGGCGTGGTGCACGACAAGCTGTACCTGCCGGGCCTGGTCAAGCTGCGCCGCCTCGTCGACGAGGGCTTCTTCGGCCGGATCCTGTCGCTGCGCGGCGAGTTCGGCTACTGGGTGTTCGAGGGTGAGCACCAGCCTGCGCAGCGCCCGTCGTGGAACTACCGCAAGGAGGACGGCGGCGGCATGACCACGGACATGTTCTGCCACTGGAACTACGTCCTCGAGGGCATCCTCGGCACGGTCCGGACCGTCAACGCGACCACGGTCACGCACATCCCGACGCGCTGGGACGAGCAGGGCCGCGAGTACGCCGCGACGGCGGACGACGCCGCGTACGGGATCTTCGACGTCGTGACACCGGGCGGCGACCCCGTGGTCGCGCAGATCAACTCGTCGTGGGCGGTGCGCGTCTACCGCGACGAGCTCGTGGAGTTCCAGGTCGACGGGACGCACGGGTCGGCCGTCGCGGGGCTGCGCAGGTGCGTCGCGCAGCAGCGCGCGCACACGCCCAAGCCCGTGTGGAACCCGGACCTGCCGGTCACCGAGCCGTTCCGCGAGCAGTGGCTCGAGGTGCCGGCGAACGCGGACCTGGACAACGGCTTCAAGCTGCAGTGGGAGGAGTTCCTCGCCGACGTCGTCGCGGGCCGCCCGCACCGGTTCGACCTGCTGTCCGCCGCGCGCGGCGTGCAGCTCGCGGAGCTGGGGCTGCGCTCGTCGGCCGAGGGCCGCCGCCTCGACATCCCCGCGATCACGCTGTGA
- a CDS encoding SRPBCC family protein, protein MRSVHLSTVIHRSAAEVYAYAADLDNLPRWAGGLTESAVVRDGDDLVTESPMGRIRLSFAPPNDLGVLDHDVTLPSGETTHNPVRVLQHPEGAEIVFTLRQLGMTDDELARDAALVQADLDRLKELVEATAR, encoded by the coding sequence ATGCGCAGCGTGCACCTGAGCACCGTGATCCACCGGTCCGCGGCCGAGGTGTACGCCTACGCCGCGGACCTCGACAACCTCCCCCGGTGGGCGGGCGGGCTGACCGAGAGCGCCGTGGTCCGCGACGGCGACGACCTGGTCACGGAGTCACCGATGGGCCGCATCCGGCTGAGCTTCGCGCCGCCGAACGACCTCGGCGTGCTCGACCACGACGTCACGCTCCCGTCCGGCGAGACGACGCACAACCCCGTCCGCGTGCTCCAGCACCCGGAGGGCGCCGAGATCGTGTTCACGCTGCGGCAGCTCGGGATGACCGACGACGAGCTCGCACGTGACGCCGCCCTGGTCCAGGCCGACCTCGATCGCCTCAAGGAGCTCGTCGAGGCCACGGCGCGCTGA
- a CDS encoding 3-ketoacyl-ACP reductase, whose protein sequence is MKVALVTGGNRGIGLGITRRLVEDGFAVSVLATREEPTEVLAELREVAGSSDAVRYVRGSVAEPQDHARYVQDAVDAWGRLDLLVNNAGVAPAQRADLLEATPESFDRVLGINLRGPYFLTQEFARRVIELRGPLEELPEPPDGPVATIVNVSSISATTVSTNRGEYCVSKAGVAMATQLWAVRLAPEGIVVHEVRPGVIATDMTAGVTERYDALLADGLAPIARWGRPADVAGAVALLASGQTPYSTGEVFHVDGGMHVPVL, encoded by the coding sequence GTGAAGGTCGCGCTCGTGACGGGCGGCAACCGGGGGATCGGCCTGGGGATCACCCGGCGTCTCGTCGAGGACGGGTTCGCGGTGTCGGTCCTGGCGACCCGGGAGGAGCCGACCGAGGTGCTGGCCGAGCTCCGCGAGGTCGCCGGCTCGTCGGACGCCGTGCGCTACGTGCGCGGTTCCGTGGCGGAGCCGCAAGACCACGCGCGGTACGTGCAGGACGCGGTGGACGCCTGGGGCCGGCTCGACCTGCTGGTCAACAACGCCGGGGTCGCGCCCGCGCAGCGTGCCGACCTGCTCGAGGCGACCCCCGAGTCGTTCGACCGCGTGCTGGGGATCAACCTGCGTGGGCCGTACTTCCTCACGCAGGAGTTCGCGCGGCGGGTGATCGAGCTGCGCGGGCCGCTCGAGGAGCTCCCGGAGCCGCCCGACGGCCCGGTCGCGACGATCGTCAACGTCTCGTCGATCTCCGCGACCACGGTCTCGACCAACCGCGGCGAGTACTGCGTGTCCAAGGCCGGCGTCGCGATGGCGACGCAGCTCTGGGCCGTGCGGCTGGCCCCCGAGGGGATCGTGGTGCACGAGGTCCGGCCCGGTGTCATCGCCACCGACATGACCGCGGGCGTGACCGAGCGCTACGACGCCCTGCTCGCCGACGGCCTCGCGCCGATCGCGCGGTGGGGCCGGCCCGCGGACGTCGCGGGCGCGGTGGCACTGCTCGCCTCCGGCCAGACGCCGTACTCGACGGGCGAGGTCTTCCACGTCGACGGCGGCATGCACGTCCCGGTCCTCTGA
- a CDS encoding Gfo/Idh/MocA family oxidoreductase — protein MSDQNPTAPRPASHRSTAPDEDVAAAFAPARPDARRRYAVAGTGHRAGMYVDAITGDHAEVAELVAWLDPNPGRMDYYDAHAGRRLGRGGPLGLPRYGPDQLKRMVAHEDVDVVVVTSPDRTHADLVVRALDAGADVVVEKPLTTTVDGCRAITEAVERTGRDVVMTFNYRYAPRNSSLRQVIASGEIGEVTSVHFEWVLDTVHGADYFRRWHRDKDWSGGLLVHKSSHHFDLVNWWLGDVPARVYASGGLRFYGEENARSRGLGPRPARGTGAHGDPFALDLTRDERLRALYLDTEHHDGYVRDQDVFGPGITIEDNLALVVDYRRGAALTYSLNAHSPWEGYRVAVNGTAGRAELEVVERGAIAVDDEGRAVLDPSATPVAAAGQTLRPEGERLLVQRHWEAPREHPVPAGVGGHGGGDAILLQDVFRRHLRRSDDPLGRAAGYRDGLRAVVVGIAANRSMQTGEAVDVASLGLALDDEDGHDRVLAGRRGNA, from the coding sequence GTGAGCGACCAGAACCCGACCGCGCCGCGACCGGCGTCCCACCGCAGCACCGCGCCCGACGAGGACGTCGCGGCCGCGTTCGCACCCGCCCGGCCCGACGCGCGGCGGCGCTACGCGGTCGCGGGCACCGGCCACCGTGCGGGCATGTACGTCGACGCGATCACAGGGGACCACGCCGAGGTCGCCGAGCTCGTCGCGTGGCTCGACCCCAACCCGGGCCGGATGGACTACTACGACGCGCACGCGGGCCGGCGGCTCGGCCGCGGCGGACCGCTCGGGCTGCCGCGCTACGGTCCGGACCAGCTCAAGCGGATGGTGGCGCACGAGGACGTCGACGTCGTCGTCGTGACCTCCCCGGACCGCACGCACGCCGACCTGGTGGTGCGCGCGCTGGACGCGGGCGCCGACGTCGTCGTCGAGAAGCCGCTGACCACGACCGTCGACGGGTGCCGGGCGATCACCGAGGCCGTCGAGCGCACGGGTCGCGACGTGGTGATGACCTTCAACTACCGCTACGCGCCGCGGAACTCCTCGCTGCGCCAGGTGATCGCGTCGGGCGAGATCGGCGAGGTCACGTCGGTGCACTTCGAGTGGGTGCTCGACACGGTGCACGGCGCCGACTACTTCCGGCGCTGGCACCGGGACAAGGACTGGTCCGGCGGGCTGCTGGTGCACAAGTCGAGCCACCACTTCGACCTGGTCAACTGGTGGCTGGGGGACGTCCCGGCACGGGTGTACGCGTCCGGCGGGCTGCGGTTCTACGGCGAGGAGAACGCGCGGTCGCGCGGCCTCGGTCCGCGCCCCGCCCGCGGCACGGGGGCGCACGGCGACCCGTTCGCGCTCGACCTCACGCGCGACGAGCGGCTGCGCGCGCTCTACCTCGACACCGAGCACCACGACGGGTACGTGCGCGACCAGGACGTCTTCGGTCCCGGCATCACGATCGAGGACAACCTCGCGCTCGTCGTCGACTACCGCCGCGGCGCGGCGCTGACCTACTCGCTCAACGCGCACAGCCCCTGGGAGGGGTACCGGGTCGCCGTGAACGGCACGGCGGGCCGGGCGGAGCTCGAGGTGGTCGAGCGCGGGGCGATCGCGGTGGACGACGAGGGCCGCGCGGTGCTCGACCCGTCCGCCACCCCCGTCGCGGCGGCCGGCCAGACGCTGCGCCCCGAGGGAGAGCGGCTGCTGGTGCAGCGGCACTGGGAGGCGCCCCGCGAGCACCCGGTCCCCGCGGGCGTCGGGGGCCACGGCGGCGGCGACGCGATCCTGCTGCAGGACGTGTTCCGGCGGCACCTGCGTCGGTCCGACGACCCGCTCGGCCGCGCCGCCGGCTACCGCGACGGCCTGCGCGCGGTGGTCGTCGGGATCGCCGCGAACCGGTCGATGCAGACGGGCGAGGCGGTGGACGTCGCCTCGCTGGGGCTGGCGCTGGACGACGAGGACGGGCACGACCGCGTGCTCGCGGGACGCAGGGGGAACGCGTGA
- a CDS encoding sugar phosphate isomerase/epimerase family protein, producing the protein MTDAPALSRLSLNTATTKHWTLEEAVAGAVRAGLPAVGLWRDRVQEIGVARAAAVVAGAGLRVSSLCRGGFLTSDEEAGQRAALDDNRRAIEEAATLGTHELVMVVGGLPAAPGPEQRAAAYPGGSPADPARDLVAARQRVADRIGELVPFAAGHGVRLVLEPLHPLFAADRAVISTLGQALDLAEPYPSEVVGVVVDTYHVWWDPDLARQIARAGAAGRIASYQVCDFLLPLQPLALNSRGHVGDGYVDFATITGWVRDAGYAGDVEVEIFHEGVWATDGDETVRTLAERYVRHVLPYL; encoded by the coding sequence GTGACCGACGCGCCCGCCCTGTCCCGGCTGTCGCTCAACACCGCGACCACCAAGCACTGGACGCTCGAGGAGGCCGTCGCGGGTGCGGTGCGCGCCGGACTGCCCGCCGTCGGGCTCTGGCGGGACCGCGTGCAGGAGATCGGGGTCGCGCGCGCGGCTGCCGTGGTGGCCGGGGCGGGCCTGCGGGTCTCGTCGTTGTGCCGCGGAGGCTTCCTGACGTCCGACGAGGAGGCCGGGCAGCGCGCCGCGCTCGACGACAACCGCCGTGCGATCGAGGAGGCCGCGACGCTCGGCACCCACGAGCTCGTCATGGTCGTGGGCGGGCTGCCCGCGGCGCCCGGACCCGAGCAGCGGGCGGCGGCGTACCCGGGCGGCAGTCCGGCGGACCCCGCGCGCGACCTCGTCGCGGCACGGCAGCGCGTGGCGGACCGGATCGGCGAGCTCGTACCCTTCGCCGCCGGGCACGGGGTGCGCCTGGTGCTCGAGCCGCTGCACCCGCTGTTCGCCGCCGACCGTGCGGTGATCTCGACGCTCGGCCAGGCCCTGGACCTGGCGGAGCCGTACCCGTCGGAGGTCGTCGGGGTCGTCGTCGACACCTACCACGTGTGGTGGGACCCGGACCTGGCGCGGCAGATCGCGCGTGCGGGAGCCGCGGGGCGCATCGCCTCCTACCAGGTGTGCGACTTCCTGCTCCCCCTCCAGCCCCTCGCGCTCAACTCGCGCGGCCACGTGGGCGACGGCTACGTGGACTTCGCGACGATCACCGGGTGGGTCCGCGACGCGGGGTACGCCGGGGACGTGGAGGTCGAGATCTTCCACGAGGGCGTCTGGGCGACCGATGGCGACGAGACCGTGCGCACGCTCGCCGAGCGGTACGTGCGCCACGTGCTGCCCTACCTCTGA
- a CDS encoding mannitol dehydrogenase family protein, with protein MTPDRLSRSALAAALPRPDVTGPRVEPARTGIVHLGLGAFHRAHQAVLTEDAAAATGDDSWGILGVTQRSARVVEQVAPQDGLYGVLTLGAADASLRVVGALREAAYPGRDTAHVLATVAAPTTRVVTLTVTEKGYRRGPDGTPDLSDEAVLADLSALGRDDDAPARSATGLLVRALDRRCREDGGPLTVVCCDNLTDNGRVLAGLVDGLLAAAGADHLRAWVAEQVRFPSTMVDRIVPATTPEHHARAERLLGLQDQALVVGEPFTQWVVEDDFAGPRPAWELAGATLTRNVAPYERAKLRVLNATHSLLAYAGALRGHLTIAEAVADPVLHEWARALVDDDVLPTLEAPDGADLAAYRDEVLHRFANPATGHTTVQVAMDGSQKLPQRLLGTVRDRLTAGATPQAAALGVAAWMAYVRATSAGDLVVAGRPVPLDDPLSARLADAAAGPLRGLPDRLLEIEAVFGPDLRSSDSFRAALATALPCFV; from the coding sequence ATGACCCCCGACCGCCTCTCCCGCAGCGCCCTCGCCGCGGCGCTGCCACGGCCGGACGTGACCGGACCGCGCGTCGAGCCGGCCCGCACGGGCATCGTGCACCTGGGGCTGGGTGCGTTCCACCGCGCGCACCAGGCGGTGCTCACGGAGGATGCCGCGGCGGCGACCGGCGACGACTCGTGGGGCATCCTCGGCGTGACGCAGCGCTCGGCCCGTGTCGTCGAGCAGGTCGCGCCCCAGGACGGGCTGTACGGCGTGCTCACCCTGGGCGCCGCGGACGCGTCGCTGCGCGTCGTCGGCGCGCTCCGCGAGGCCGCCTACCCCGGCCGCGACACGGCGCACGTCCTCGCCACCGTCGCGGCGCCCACCACGCGGGTGGTCACGCTCACCGTCACCGAGAAGGGCTACCGCCGCGGGCCGGACGGGACGCCGGACCTGTCCGACGAGGCCGTCCTCGCCGACCTCTCCGCGCTGGGGCGCGACGACGACGCTCCCGCCCGGTCGGCGACGGGGCTGCTGGTCCGCGCCCTCGACCGCCGGTGCCGGGAGGACGGCGGCCCGCTCACGGTCGTCTGCTGCGACAACCTCACCGACAACGGGCGCGTCCTCGCCGGGCTGGTCGACGGGCTGCTCGCCGCCGCCGGGGCGGACCACTTGCGCGCCTGGGTCGCGGAGCAGGTGCGCTTCCCGTCGACGATGGTCGACCGCATCGTGCCCGCGACCACGCCGGAGCACCACGCCCGCGCCGAGCGGCTGCTCGGGCTGCAGGACCAGGCGCTCGTGGTCGGGGAGCCCTTCACGCAATGGGTGGTCGAGGACGACTTCGCCGGGCCGCGCCCCGCGTGGGAGCTCGCCGGTGCCACGCTCACCCGCAACGTCGCACCGTACGAGCGCGCGAAGCTCCGGGTCCTGAACGCCACGCACTCCCTGCTCGCCTACGCCGGAGCGCTGCGCGGCCACCTGACGATCGCGGAGGCCGTGGCCGACCCCGTGCTGCACGAGTGGGCGCGCGCGCTCGTCGACGACGACGTGCTGCCCACCCTCGAGGCCCCGGACGGCGCGGACCTGGCCGCCTACCGGGACGAGGTGCTGCACCGCTTCGCCAACCCGGCAACCGGCCACACCACGGTCCAGGTCGCGATGGACGGCTCGCAGAAGCTGCCGCAGCGGCTGCTCGGCACCGTGCGGGACCGGCTCACCGCGGGCGCCACGCCGCAGGCCGCGGCGCTGGGGGTCGCCGCCTGGATGGCCTACGTGCGCGCGACGAGCGCGGGCGACCTCGTCGTCGCCGGCCGTCCGGTCCCGCTCGACGACCCCCTCTCCGCCCGGCTGGCCGACGCCGCCGCGGGCCCGCTGCGCGGCCTGCCCGACCGGCTGCTGGAGATCGAGGCGGTCTTCGGGCCGGACCTCCGGTCGAGCGACTCCTTCCGCGCCGCGCTGGCGACAGCGCTCCCCTGCTTCGTCTGA
- a CDS encoding HNH endonuclease signature motif containing protein produces MTETKTATETATETEIPRQAPRQAPSRPTPTLAVPGTGPAAPVEALWADLVRHFPVDDPQAGALAVELTERSAGSAVQDCSDAALVDLVAGWQQLVGVAQAEQARIVRELAVRQANRPSALVAELAAALSWTSTAAHTVVVRAEHLGELPVVDAALRDGSMDLRKVDVLLDELAVLDARAQEPGDPAALAHARREVARVVAEQSYGLTTTQLRRAARRAVIAVDPAATAARARRAVGNRRVSVDWAPDGMAWISAFLPAADAMLVRTVLDAAADATDDALDRRTLHQKRADIFTSVFAAIAETGELPRGGTLSRRRRVRPHIQVTVAATTLLGLDDVPADLTGYGPISAEAARRIAADGTWRRLLTDPATGALIERGTHAYRAGAVLAGHVVARDVTCTFPGCVRPAGAAELDHIAPYRHRPAPDGAAQTVPANLHAACKRHHDLKTEGHWKVARTPGGGVTWTSAAGFTYAVHPQPVLAEPATWHHAPPEPPDPGPPPY; encoded by the coding sequence ATGACCGAGACCAAGACCGCGACCGAGACCGCGACCGAGACCGAGATCCCGAGGCAGGCACCGAGGCAGGCACCGAGCAGGCCGACACCGACGTTGGCAGTCCCCGGGACGGGGCCGGCCGCACCCGTCGAGGCGCTGTGGGCCGACCTCGTGCGCCACTTCCCCGTCGACGACCCCCAGGCGGGTGCACTCGCCGTGGAGCTGACGGAGAGGTCCGCCGGCTCGGCCGTGCAGGACTGCTCGGACGCCGCGCTCGTCGACCTCGTGGCCGGGTGGCAGCAGCTCGTGGGGGTCGCCCAGGCCGAGCAGGCACGGATCGTCCGCGAGCTCGCGGTGCGCCAGGCCAACCGGCCCAGCGCGCTCGTGGCCGAGCTCGCGGCCGCCCTCTCGTGGACGTCGACCGCCGCTCACACCGTCGTGGTGCGGGCGGAGCACCTCGGCGAGCTCCCCGTCGTGGACGCCGCGCTCCGCGACGGGTCGATGGACCTCCGCAAGGTCGACGTCCTTCTCGACGAGCTCGCGGTCCTGGACGCCAGGGCGCAGGAGCCGGGCGATCCCGCGGCGCTCGCGCACGCCCGGCGCGAGGTCGCGCGGGTCGTCGCCGAGCAGTCGTACGGGCTCACGACGACGCAGCTGCGACGAGCGGCCCGGCGTGCGGTGATCGCGGTGGACCCGGCGGCGACCGCGGCACGCGCTCGGCGGGCGGTCGGCAACCGCCGTGTCTCGGTGGACTGGGCGCCCGACGGCATGGCCTGGATCTCGGCGTTCCTCCCCGCCGCCGACGCCATGCTGGTGCGGACCGTCCTCGACGCCGCTGCCGACGCGACGGACGACGCGCTCGACCGGCGCACGCTCCACCAGAAGCGCGCCGACATCTTCACGTCGGTCTTCGCCGCGATCGCCGAGACCGGTGAGCTGCCCCGCGGCGGCACGCTGTCGCGGCGACGCCGGGTGCGGCCCCACATCCAGGTGACGGTCGCCGCGACCACGCTGCTGGGCCTCGACGACGTCCCGGCGGACCTGACCGGGTACGGGCCGATCTCTGCCGAGGCCGCGCGCCGGATCGCTGCCGACGGGACGTGGCGGCGGCTCCTGACGGATCCGGCGACGGGTGCGCTGATCGAGCGCGGCACCCACGCGTACCGCGCGGGCGCGGTGCTGGCGGGCCACGTCGTCGCGCGGGACGTCACCTGCACGTTCCCCGGGTGCGTGCGCCCGGCGGGTGCTGCGGAGCTCGACCACATCGCGCCCTACCGGCACCGCCCGGCCCCCGACGGCGCAGCCCAGACGGTCCCGGCCAACCTGCACGCCGCGTGCAAGCGACACCACGACCTCAAGACCGAGGGGCACTGGAAGGTCGCCCGGACTCCCGGTGGCGGCGTGACGTGGACGAGCGCGGCCGGCTTCACGTACGCCGTGCATCCTCAACCGGTCCTCGCGGAGCCGGCCACCTGGCACCACGCCCCGCCCGAGCCGCCCGACCCCGGCCCGCCGCCGTACTGA
- a CDS encoding FAD-binding protein, with translation MSHDPVLVRIGDHEVPVVTANTVVVGTGSAGFCAADRLWELGQDDVVMVADKVNAGASRNAGSDKQTYYKLTLSGGDGDSVHEMAQTLFAGGAMDGDNALAEAALSARGFLRLCDLGVPFPQSRFGEFVGYKTDHDPRRRATSVGPYTSRSMVTQLEKKVHRNGTRVFDECRVVDVLTQPTSGGGRAVTGLLVLRTDVRHDGAESPFLLFRCTNLVYATGGPAGMYATRVFPNGQWGASGAAYRAGVHGKNLTEWQFGLASTHPRWNVSGTYMQVVPRFVSTDADGGDEREFLLEAVPDHGRLMSLVFLKGYQWPFDIRKALDGSSLVDLLVYRETVLRGRRVWLDFRRNPVHDEFDPSVLSPEAYEYLDRAGVLFGTPIERLRRMNEPAYQFYLQKNPYVDLEREMLEVDVCAQHNNGGLLVDAWWQSNVAGFFPVGEAGGAHGVYRPGGAALNSGQVGATRAAQFVAARRTDGPAEPEAFAASAGPVLQAALDLVDRATARAARGEADNTGDLLRDLQVLMSAKAGPVRSAASIHEALVQVHDWLSRYDELVVADPASRRNVNRTFLVRDNLTSAYVYLSAMADYVAHGGRSRGSVLYTDPEGDLPRVGHGVDADRELDLPELFRFRLDGGALDEVVQETAWTAPGAARDEPSDGGPAFAPVAARDADDPAGEPVFRWRPRRPIPVDDDFFENVWREFRDHGNVY, from the coding sequence ATGTCCCACGATCCCGTGCTCGTCCGCATCGGTGACCACGAGGTACCGGTCGTGACAGCCAACACGGTCGTCGTCGGCACCGGCTCGGCCGGCTTCTGCGCCGCCGACCGGCTGTGGGAGCTGGGCCAGGACGACGTCGTCATGGTCGCGGACAAGGTCAACGCGGGCGCGTCCCGCAACGCCGGCAGCGACAAGCAGACCTACTACAAGCTGACCCTCAGCGGCGGCGACGGCGACTCGGTGCACGAGATGGCGCAGACGCTCTTCGCGGGCGGCGCCATGGACGGGGACAACGCGCTCGCGGAGGCGGCGCTGTCCGCGCGCGGGTTCCTGCGCCTGTGCGACCTGGGCGTGCCGTTCCCGCAGAGCCGGTTCGGCGAGTTCGTCGGGTACAAGACCGACCACGACCCGCGTCGTCGGGCGACGTCCGTGGGGCCGTACACCAGCCGCAGCATGGTGACCCAGCTCGAGAAGAAGGTGCACCGCAACGGCACCCGCGTCTTCGACGAGTGCCGCGTGGTGGACGTGCTGACGCAGCCGACGTCCGGGGGCGGCCGCGCCGTGACCGGCCTGCTGGTGCTGCGCACCGACGTCCGGCACGACGGCGCGGAGTCGCCGTTCCTGCTCTTCCGCTGCACCAACCTCGTCTACGCGACGGGCGGTCCGGCGGGCATGTACGCGACGCGGGTGTTCCCCAACGGGCAGTGGGGCGCCTCGGGCGCCGCGTACCGGGCCGGCGTGCACGGCAAGAACCTCACCGAGTGGCAGTTCGGGCTCGCGTCGACCCACCCACGGTGGAACGTCTCGGGCACCTACATGCAGGTGGTCCCGCGGTTCGTGTCGACCGACGCGGACGGCGGCGACGAGCGAGAGTTCCTGCTCGAGGCGGTCCCCGACCACGGTCGGCTGATGTCGCTGGTGTTCCTCAAGGGCTACCAGTGGCCGTTCGACATCCGGAAGGCGCTCGACGGCTCGAGCCTCGTCGACCTCCTGGTCTACCGCGAGACGGTGCTGCGCGGCCGCCGGGTGTGGCTCGACTTCCGCCGCAACCCGGTGCACGACGAGTTCGACCCGTCGGTGCTCAGCCCCGAGGCGTACGAGTACCTCGACCGTGCCGGGGTGCTGTTCGGCACCCCGATCGAGCGGCTGCGTCGGATGAACGAGCCCGCCTACCAGTTCTACCTGCAGAAGAACCCGTACGTGGACCTCGAGCGGGAGATGCTCGAGGTGGACGTCTGCGCGCAGCACAACAACGGCGGCCTGCTCGTCGACGCGTGGTGGCAGTCCAACGTCGCCGGGTTCTTCCCGGTCGGCGAGGCGGGCGGCGCGCACGGCGTCTACCGGCCCGGCGGTGCCGCCCTCAACAGCGGGCAGGTCGGGGCGACGCGCGCCGCGCAGTTCGTCGCCGCGCGCCGCACCGACGGCCCGGCCGAGCCCGAGGCGTTCGCCGCGTCCGCCGGTCCGGTGCTCCAGGCCGCGCTCGACCTCGTCGACCGCGCGACCGCCCGTGCCGCGCGGGGGGAGGCGGACAACACGGGCGACCTGCTCCGCGACCTGCAGGTGCTGATGAGCGCCAAGGCGGGTCCGGTCCGGTCGGCGGCGTCGATCCACGAGGCGCTCGTCCAGGTCCACGACTGGCTGTCCAGGTACGACGAGCTCGTCGTGGCCGACCCGGCGTCGCGGCGCAACGTCAACCGGACGTTCCTGGTCCGGGACAACCTGACCAGCGCGTACGTGTACCTCTCGGCGATGGCGGACTACGTCGCGCACGGAGGCCGGTCGCGCGGGTCGGTGCTCTACACCGACCCCGAGGGCGACCTGCCCCGGGTCGGTCACGGGGTCGATGCCGACCGCGAGCTCGACCTGCCGGAGCTGTTCCGGTTCCGGCTCGACGGCGGCGCGCTCGACGAGGTGGTGCAGGAGACCGCGTGGACCGCGCCCGGCGCCGCGCGCGACGAGCCGAGCGACGGAGGCCCCGCCTTCGCCCCGGTCGCCGCGCGGGACGCCGACGACCCCGCGGGCGAGCCCGTGTTCCGATGGCGTCCGCGCCGTCCGATCCCGGTCGACGACGACTTCTTCGAGAACGTCTGGCGCGAGTTCCGCGACCACGGCAACGTCTACTGA